The following are encoded together in the Lactuca sativa cultivar Salinas chromosome 1, Lsat_Salinas_v11, whole genome shotgun sequence genome:
- the LOC111909181 gene encoding photosystem I reaction center subunit VI, chloroplastic yields MASLTTCAPAAATVKGLGGSSLTGTKLILKPSRASFRPTSNRAGAVVAKYGDKSVYFDLEDLGNTTGQWDVYGSDAPSPYNSLQSKFFETFAAPFTKRGLLLKFLILGGGSTLAYFSSTATGDVLPIVKGPQQKPKLGPRGKI; encoded by the exons ATGGCATCTCTTACAACCTGCGCACCCGCCGCAGCCACCGTCAAAGGCCTCGGAGGCAGTTCACTCACCGGGACTAAGCTTATCCTCAAGCCTTCTCGCGCGAGTTTCAGACCCACTTCAAACAG AGCTGGTGCTGTGGTAGCTAAATACGGCGACAAAAGTGTGTACTTTGATTTGGAAGATTTGGGCAACACCACTGGTCAATGGGACGTGTATGGCTCTGATGCCCCCTCACCTTACAATTCCCTCCAG AGCAAGTTCTTTGAGACATTCGCTGCTCCTTTTACCAAGAGAGGATTGTTGCTTAAATTCTTGATATTGGGAGGTGGTTCGACTCTTGCTTACTTCAGCTCCACTGCAACCGGAGATGTCCTACCGATTGTGAAGGGCCCACAACAAAAACCGAAGCTCGGTCCACGTGGCAAGATCTAA
- the LOC111909191 gene encoding rop guanine nucleotide exchange factor 12, translated as MEDDRADVNPDSIPELEMIYADMELMKERFAKLLLGEDMSGGGKGVSSALALSNAITNLAASVFGEISRLEPMPPDSKARWRKEIDWMLSVTDHIVEFVPSKQNTNGIMMEIMVTRQRSDVHTNIPALKKLDAMLMECLDNFKDQNEFTYASKDDAGAKSQKKREEEKWWLPTPKVPPNGLSDVTRKWLQFQKDSVNQVLKAAMAMNSHTLTEMEIPESYIDGLPKNGRASLGDTIYKNITVDHFDPDHFLSAMDLSSEHKILDLKNRIEASVVIWRRKMTNKDGKSGWGSGVSIEKREQFEDRAETILLILKHRYPGIPQSALDVSKIENNRDVGHAVLESYSRILESLAHKVMSRIEDVMHADNLAQNPSGDPKRNPLKDSASMASGKFPSAKEELEKLNLSDAPTSMTLSDFMGWTLDNEKESKQELSNGTETTTEQLAKQPSATNSKKLSYLEKLDTLGGRSPSARQ; from the exons ATGGAAGATGATAGAGCagacgtgaatccggattcaatTCCGGAACTTGAGATGATATATGCCG ACATGGAATTGATGAAGGAGAGGTTCGCGAAGTTGCTATTAGGCGAGGATATGTCAGGTGGAGGAAAAGGTGTTTCCTCGGCTTTGGCATTGTCGAATGCCATCACGAATCTAGCAG CTTCTGTATTTGGTGAAATATCGCGTTTAGAACCAATGCCCCCTGATAGTAAAGCAAGGTGGCGGAAAGAAATCGATTGGATGTTATCCGTCACCGATCACATAGTTGAATTTGTGCCTTCGAAGCAAAATACTAATGGCATAATGATGGAG ATAATGGTTACAAGGCAACGAAGTGATGTGCACACCAATATTCCTGCCCTAAAGAAGCTTGATGCCATGCTCATG GAATGTTTAGATAATTTTAAAGATCAGAATGAATTTACTTATGCATCAAAAGACGATGCTGGAGCAAAATCACAGaagaaaagggaagaagagaaatgGTGGTTGCCTACTCCAAAGGTTCCCCCAAATGGTTTATCTGATGTCACAAGAAAATGGTTGCAGTTTCAGAAAGACTCAGTGAACCAAGTACTTAAAGCAGCCATGGCTATGAACTCTCACACGCTTACCGAAATGGAAATCCCAGAAAGTTACATTGATGGTCTCCCCAAG AATGGAAGGGCAAGTTTGGGAGACAcgatttataaaaatataacggTTGATCACTTTGATCCGGACCATTTTCTTTCAGCCATGGATTTATCTTCAGAGCATAAAATTCTTGATCTGAAGAACAGAATTGAGGCTTCTGTTGTGATATGGAGGAGAAAGATGACAAATAAAGATGGAAAATCTGGATGGGGTTCAGGTGTTAGTATTGAGAAAAGAGAACAGTTTGAAGATAGAGCAGAAACAATATTACTAATACTCAAACATCGTTACCCTGGTATTCCTCAATCTGCACTAGATGTCAGCAAAATCGAAAACAATCGA GATGTGGGACATGCGGTTCTGGAGAGCTATTCAAGAATACTGGAAAGTTTAGCACACAAAGTAATGTCACGAATTGAAGATGTTATGCATGCAGATAATCTTGCACAAAATCCATCAGGTGATCCAAAAAGAAACCCTCTAAAAGATTCAGCATCAATGGCATCCGGAAAATTCCCAAGTGCAAAAGAAGAGTTAGAAAAACTCAATCTTTCAGATGCTCCAACCTCAATGACGTTATCAGATTTCATGGGATGGACTTTAGACAACGAAAAAGAATCAAAACAAGAATTGtcaaatggcacagaaacaacAACAGAACAATTGGCAAAACAACCTTCCGCTACAAATAGCAAGAAGCTTTCGTATCTAGAGAAACTTGATACTTTAGGCGGAAGAAGTCCATCAGCACGCCAGTAA
- the LOC111909172 gene encoding protein CURVATURE THYLAKOID 1C, chloroplastic, which produces MACLISNLPLPPLLTISKQSLFSPLHKHTVSAIGGQQRRAAVIAMATSGSTESSTSLSIIESVQNFWDTPEDRIALIGLGFASVVALWVSLNVVTAIDKLPVLPGVFELIGISFSTWFVYRYLLFKPDREELIQIINKSLSDVISQ; this is translated from the exons ATGGCTTGTTTGATCTCCAATCTGCCTCTTCCTCCTCTACTCACCATTAGCAAACAATCCTTATTCTcacctctgcataagcacactgTTTCTGCCATTGGAG GACAACAAAGGCGTGCTGCTGTTATTGCAATGGCTACAAGTGGGAGCACAGAGTCTTCTACCTCTTTAAGCATCATTGAGTCTGTCCAAAATTTT TGGGATACACCAGAAGATAGAATTGCTCTTATTGGATTGGGATTTGCATCTGTTGTTGCTTTGTGGGTCTCGCTTAATGTAGTCACG GCTATAGACAAACTTCCGGTCCTCCCAGGCGTATTTGAGCTTATTGGCATTTCGTTTTCAACA TGGTTTGTCTATCGTTATCTGTTATTCAAACCCGACAG GGAAGAGCTGATTCAGATCATCAACAAGTCGTTATCTGATGTTATCAGTCAATGA
- the LOC111909200 gene encoding mitochondrial arginine transporter BAC2, with translation MDFWPEFLASSWGKEFLAGGFGGIAGIIAGYPLDTVRVRQQNCQEVGSAFSILKNIAAKEGPLALFRGMGAPLATVTFQNAVVFQSNATLSRALDSYRSPTVPPSYGSVALGGTGAGAIQSFVVTPIELVKIRLQLHEQSESGPLSVAKNIMRTEGWKGLFRGLTITIIRDSPSYGVYFWSYEYAREKFHPGCRKSSQESFKTMIFAGGLAGVASWLCCYPVDVVKTRLQAQTPSSPVKYDGIVDCFRKSVRKDGMGVLIRGFGSTVCRAFIVNGAIFTAYESALRVLNNTDDNINNNN, from the exons ATGGATTTTTGGCCGGAGTTTCTTGCAAGCAGTTGGGGCAAAGAGTTTCTGGCCGGTGGATTTGGGGGAATCGCCGGAATTATCGCCGGATACCCTCTTGACACCGTTAGAGTCAGACAACAAAACTGTCAAGAGGTGGGTTCTGCGTTTAGCATCCTCAAAAATATTGCAGCTAAAGAAGGCCCACTTGCCCTTTTTAGAGGCATGGGTGCGCCTCTTGCCACTGTTACCTTTCAG AATGCAGTGGTCTTTCAAAGCAATGCCACCCTGTCGCGAGCATTGGACTCCTATAGATCCCCCACAGTACCTCCTTCGTATGGAAGTGTTGCACTAGGAGGCACTGGAGCTGGTGCCATACAAAGCTTCGTGGTAACTCCTATTGAACTAGTAAAAATCCGACTACAACTACACGAACAATCAGAAAGTGGTCCACTAAGCGTCGCTAAAAACATCATGAGAACCGAAGGCTGGAAAGGTCTATTCCGAGGGTTAACCATCACGATCATAAGAGACTCACCTTCATACGGTGTCTATTTTTGGTCATACGAATACGCGAGAGAGAAATTCCACCCGGGCTGCCGGAAAAGTAGTCAAGAGAGCTTCAAAACAATGATTTTCGCCGGAGGTCTCGCCGGAGTTGCTAGTTGGCTATGTTGTTATCCTGTAGATGTGGTTAAAACTAGACTTCAAGCTCAAACACCAAGTTCTCCGGTGAAGTATGACGGAATTGTTGATTGTTTTCGGAAGAGTGTTAGAAAAGATGGTATGGGTGTGTTGATTCGTGGATTTGGAAGTACGGTATGTCGAGCTTTTATTGTGAACGGGGCTATTTTCACGGCTTATGAATCGGCTTTGCGAGTCTTGAATAATACCGATGATAACATTAACAACAATAACTAA
- the LOC111909210 gene encoding uncharacterized protein LOC111909210 translates to MSSKQGGKAKPLKQPKSEKKEYDEVDKANIQKKKDEEKALKELRAKAQKGALGGTGLKKSGKK, encoded by the exons ATGTCGTCCAAGCAAG GAGGAAAAGCAAAGCCATTGAAGCAACCCAAGTCTGAGAAGAAAGAATACGACGAG GTAGATAAGGCCAACATTCAAAAGAAGAAGGACGAGGAAAAG GCACTTAAGGAGCTTAGAGCCAAAGCTCAGAAGGGAGCACTGGGAGGTACTGGTCTGAAGAAAAGTGGGAAGAAATGA